The following are encoded together in the Juglans microcarpa x Juglans regia isolate MS1-56 chromosome 2D, Jm3101_v1.0, whole genome shotgun sequence genome:
- the LOC121248645 gene encoding dihydrolipoyllysine-residue succinyltransferase component of 2-oxoglutarate dehydrogenase complex 2, mitochondrial-like, which translates to MISGIIRRKVASVLGQSVPRIRPSVSGPRYYRKTQKEAFLARQGFEYVQSSSYHIFLGVHSHSNPREVTAIFQTGAFVQLRNRSFSSDNGDLVEAVVPFMGESITDGTLANFLKKPGDRVEVDEPIAQIETDKVTIDVVSPEAGTLQKFVAKEGDTVEPGTKIAVISKSGEGVTQAPSEKAAAQPPPPEQKKSVEKQTPKEETAPVKEKIKEPTPPQPKTKGSSSPPKATASEPQLPPKDRERRVPMTRLRKRVATRLKDSQNTFALLSTFNEVDMTNLMKLRSDYKDAFLEKHGVKLGLMSGFVKAAVTALQNQPIVNAVIDGDDIIYRDYVDISIAVGTPKGLVVPVIRNTDKMNFAEIEKEINTLAKKANDGSISIDEMAGGTFTISNGGVYGSLLSTPIINPPQSAILGMHSIVTRPMVVGGNIVPRPMMYIALTYDHRLIDGREAVFFLRRIKDVVEDPRRLLLDV; encoded by the exons ATGATTTCGGGGATAATTCGACGCAAAGTTGCTTCG GTATTAGGACAGTCAGTGCCGAGGATTAGGCCCTCAGTGTCGGGGCCAAGATATTACAGGAAAACTCAGAAAGAG GCTTTCCTCGCTCGGCAAGGATTTGAATATGTCCAGAGCTCTAGTTACCACATTTTTCTAG GAGTTCATTCCCATTCAAATCCAAG GGAAGTTACTGCAATATTTCAAACAGGGGCCTTTGTCCAATTGAGGAATAGATCATTTTCTTCAGACAATG GGGACCTGGTTGAAGCTGTTGTTCCTTTTATGGGTGAATCTATAACTGATGGCACTTTGGCAAACTTTCTAAAGA AGCCTGGTGACAGAGTTGAAGTTGATGAGCCAATTGCTCAGATTGAAACTGATAAG GTGACAATTGATGTAGTTAGTCCTGAAGCTGGCACCCTTCAAAAG TTTGTGGCCAAGGAAGGGGATACTGTTGAACCAGGAACCAAGATTGCTGTCATCTCAAAATCGGGTGAAGGTGTGACACAAGCTCCATCAGAAAAAGCTGCTGCTCAACCACCACCTCCTGAACAGAAGAAAAGTGTAGAGAAGCAAACCCCCAAAGAAGAAACTGCCCCTGTTAAGGAGAAGATTAAAGAACCAACTCCGCCCCAACCCAAGACAAAAGGATCTTCTTCACCTCCTAAAGCCACAGCTTCAGAACCCCAACTTCCTCCTAAGGACAGGGAAAGACGA GTTCCTATGACAAGACTCAGGAAGCGGGTTGCAACACGCCTGAAAGATTCTCAGAATACATTTGCTTTGCTGAGCACATTTAATGAGGTTGATAT GACTAACCTGATGAAGCTCCGTTCAGATTATAAAGATGCCTTTCTCGAAAAGCATGGAGTGAAATTAGGACTTATGTCTGGCTTTGTGAAA GCTGCTGTTACCGCACTTCAGAATCAGCCAATTGTCAATGCTGTCATTGATGGTGATGATATCATATATCGAGATTACGTTGACATCAGCATTGCTGTTGGCACTCCTAAG GGCCTCGTTGTTCCAGTTATTCGCAATACTGATAAGATGAACTTCGCCGAGATAGAGAAGGAGATCAATACTCTAGCTAAGAAGGCAAATGATGGTTCTATATCAATTGATGAGATGGCTGGAGGTACATTCACAATATCAAATGGTGGTGTCTATGGAAGTCTTTTAAGTACACCAATCATCAACCCACCACAG TCAGCTATATTAGGCATGCACTCAATAGTGACCCGTCCAATGGTTGTTGGGGGCAATATTGTTCCAAGGCCAATGATGTATATCGCCTTGACTTATGATCATAGGCTGATTGATGGGAGGGAGGCTGTGTTTTTCCTGCGCCGTATCAAAGATGTTGTGGAGGACCCTCGGAGGCTCCTCCTCGATGTATGA